Proteins from one Bacteroidota bacterium genomic window:
- a CDS encoding MFS transporter → MTPKAPSLIDFKNPSIRTLHFTWLAFFLTFVVWFNMAGVLSEMIKQFDWLTKANVKALLVTNVALTIPARIIVGGLIDKYGPRRIFAGLMVIMVIPGLTFAFGDNLTQLVVSRLALGAIGAGFVIGIKMTANWFTPKYIGRAEGFYAGWGNFGSAAAAALVPFVAVNLLGGDWRWSLAITSIVAAIYGVIYFMIVNDYPEGQEPSADKKKGGPMPVSSYLDLGQYLLWELPLYGALGLVAFVLHKQMIHGEHMISMNIVIGIWIALFIVYLADVMRILKTNLPRLKAGVPDAEKFPFGSVGALNSTYFANFGAELAIVSMLPMFFYEVFSGLLYADGSQVMTLTLAGAVAGSFAFMNLVARPLGGLLSDKMGSRKKTMLLYMSGITIGFFLMAMISKYGPMGADGEVSLLPQFNSMGWLIVSVVITMFASFFVQGAEGATFAMIPSIKKEMTGRIAGMAGAFGNVGAVTYLFLYTFMDDKTFLYMLSGGAFISLVYCFFMLKEPKDAFADSF, encoded by the coding sequence ATGACTCCCAAAGCACCATCATTAATCGATTTTAAAAATCCCAGTATACGCACCTTGCATTTTACTTGGCTTGCATTCTTCTTGACCTTCGTTGTTTGGTTTAACATGGCTGGTGTATTATCTGAAATGATAAAGCAATTTGATTGGTTAACAAAAGCCAATGTAAAAGCCTTATTGGTTACCAATGTGGCTCTAACTATTCCTGCCAGAATTATTGTGGGTGGACTAATCGATAAATATGGCCCGAGACGAATATTTGCCGGCCTCATGGTTATTATGGTGATTCCAGGGTTAACTTTTGCTTTTGGAGATAATTTAACTCAACTGGTAGTAAGTCGTTTAGCATTAGGTGCTATTGGAGCTGGCTTTGTTATTGGAATAAAAATGACTGCCAACTGGTTTACACCAAAATACATTGGACGAGCAGAAGGATTTTATGCCGGCTGGGGAAATTTTGGATCAGCTGCTGCAGCTGCCTTGGTACCTTTTGTTGCTGTTAATCTTTTAGGTGGTGATTGGAGATGGTCATTGGCTATTACAAGTATTGTTGCTGCCATATATGGTGTCATTTATTTTATGATTGTTAATGATTATCCTGAAGGACAGGAACCGTCTGCAGATAAGAAAAAAGGCGGGCCAATGCCTGTGTCATCATATCTCGACTTGGGACAATATCTATTATGGGAGCTACCCTTGTATGGAGCTCTTGGTCTTGTAGCCTTTGTATTGCATAAGCAAATGATACACGGGGAGCATATGATTTCGATGAATATTGTCATTGGAATTTGGATAGCTTTATTCATCGTTTATTTAGCCGATGTGATGCGCATTTTAAAAACTAATCTTCCCCGATTAAAAGCAGGTGTGCCTGATGCTGAGAAGTTTCCTTTTGGAAGTGTTGGGGCTTTGAATTCTACCTATTTTGCAAATTTTGGAGCCGAATTGGCCATCGTATCCATGTTACCCATGTTTTTTTATGAAGTTTTTAGTGGACTTTTATACGCTGATGGTTCTCAAGTTATGACCTTAACATTGGCAGGTGCTGTGGCAGGTTCTTTTGCATTTATGAACCTGGTGGCTAGGCCTTTGGGCGGATTATTATCAGATAAAATGGGAAGCCGAAAAAAAACCATGTTGTTGTATATGAGTGGAATTACCATTGGCTTTTTCCTAATGGCCATGATTTCAAAATATGGGCCAATGGGAGCTGATGGAGAAGTAAGCCTTTTACCTCAATTCAATAGCATGGGCTGGTTAATTGTTTCAGTAGTCATTACCATGTTTGCTTCCTTCTTTGTTCAGGGTGCTGAAGGAGCCACATTTGCCATGATACCCTCCATCAAAAAAGAAATGACAGGCCGAATAGCCGGAATGGCTGGAGCATTTGGTAATGTGGGCGCAGTTACCTACTTATTCTTATACACTTTCATGGACGATAAAACCTTTTTATATATGCTTTCTGGAGGAGCCTTCATCAGCTTGGTTTATTGCTTTTTTATGTTGAAAGAACCAAAAGATGCATTTGCTGATAGTTTTTAA
- a CDS encoding respiratory nitrate reductase subunit gamma: protein MNNFWFIGLPYAAILIFIIGSFLRYKVTPFQVSSLSTQFLEGKKLFWGNRPFHWGIIFLFFGHLIAFLFPRTLIVWNGIPARLLIIEASAFAFAIAAFTGLMLLIFRRLTNRKLQMVTTKMDVAVYVVLLVQIVTGIWIALFHRWGSTWFASSLTPYVKSIFVLKPDMNIIATMPLMVKVHVSSAFVLLGMIPFTRFMHFLVYPFAYIWRPYQLVIWNWERKKIRTSNKLATNQKISEEV from the coding sequence ATGAATAATTTCTGGTTTATCGGATTGCCATATGCTGCCATATTAATATTTATAATTGGCTCATTCTTACGCTATAAGGTGACACCATTTCAGGTATCTTCTTTGTCTACCCAGTTTTTGGAAGGAAAGAAACTTTTTTGGGGCAACCGACCATTTCACTGGGGCATAATTTTCTTGTTTTTTGGACACCTGATTGCATTTTTATTCCCCCGGACATTAATAGTATGGAATGGTATACCTGCAAGATTGTTGATTATTGAAGCCTCGGCATTTGCCTTTGCAATAGCAGCATTCACAGGATTAATGCTGCTTATTTTTAGAAGGTTAACTAATAGAAAGCTGCAGATGGTTACAACTAAAATGGATGTAGCTGTATATGTTGTATTGCTTGTTCAAATTGTTACAGGTATTTGGATTGCCCTGTTTCACCGATGGGGTTCCACTTGGTTTGCCTCCTCACTAACACCTTATGTGAAATCCATTTTTGTGTTGAAACCTGATATGAATATTATAGCAACAATGCCTTTGATGGTTAAAGTTCATGTTTCCAGCGCATTTGTTCTTCTTGGGATGATTCCATTTACCCGTTTTATGCATTTTTTGGTCTATCCGTTTGCATATATCTGGCGACCTTATCAATTGGTTATCTGGAATTGGGAAAGGAAGAAAATCCGCACTTCCAATAAACTGGCGACTAATCAAAAAATTTCTGAAGAAGTTTAA
- a CDS encoding nitrate reductase subunit alpha, translated as MTWIKDLVSPKTRKWEDFYRNRWQHDKVVRSTHGANCTGGCSWQVFVKDGIVVWETQALDYPEIDPNIPPYEPRGCQRGISASWYLYSPLRIKYPMIRGKLLDLFHTEKEKTRDALQAWENIQTDPEKRKLYQTARGKGGFRRASWDEAHEIIAAANIYTVKKYGPDRLVGFSPIPAMSMISYAAGSRFLQLMGGVNLSFYDWYCDLPNAFPEIWGEQTDVAESADWYNSKFIAVMGSNLAMTRTPDVHFFAEARHNGTKTVVFSPDMSMVAKYSDEWVPVHAGMDGAFWMAVTHVILNEYHYKNPVPYFIDYVRKFTDSPFLVEMIEKDGVFEAGQLLRASRVKEYKDIENGDWKFLNIDEDSGQLVCPAGSSGHRWDSKDGNWNILPIDGENGKDYKPALSFLEKHDKVEQVEFIDYGKDKKSLRGVPIRILETVEGKISVATVYDLIMGQYGIDRGLDGENAKSYQDENAAYTPAWQEMFTGISANTVIKFAEEWAITAKTTEGKCMIIIGAGINQWYHGNLIYRAGAMTLMLTGCVGKNGGGMNHYVGQEKLAPVDSWGTIMSAKDWSGSPRLQQAPIWHYMNSDQWRYDSNQAHYNYSPKNELSSQHTADLIAKSVRNGWMPFYPQYNKSNIDIVKDAEAKGAKTDKEIADYLIGELKEKTIEYSVSDPDNDINFPRVWYIWRGNALMSSAKGHEYFLKHYLGTHHNDVAEELGKDHVKEIKWHEVAPQGKMDLIVDLNFRMDTSALYSDIVLPAATWYEKSDLNSTDMHSFIHPLTAAIKPAWESKSDWAIFRDIAKATQDLAKTHYNEPIREIVNSPLSHDSKAEIAQPDIKDWYLGECEAIPGVSMHGLSIVERDYTKIYDKFVSLGPNVRKGLSAHGNSYNCEDFYEEMLEDKNHLKLVDGKNYPSLADDEEAINAILKLSSLTNGELAHRAYQNAEKRTGVKLTDISEGSKDVRIDFMALQGQPKRYNNSPVWSGLMKHGRTYAGFTYNVDRSIPWRTLTGRQHFYLDHEGYIKFGEHLPTFKPAPDPEIYGDLKVSKPLGKTKTLNVLTPHGKWQIHSTYSDNIRMLTLSRGMVPCWISEIDAEEIGIKDNDWVEVYNDNGVYCTRAVVSVRIPKGICFIYHAPERTYSVPKSEVRNNRRAGGHNSLTRVRLKPNLLVGGYGQFTYHFNYWGPVGVNRDSFVMVRKMEKVSFVL; from the coding sequence ATGACTTGGATAAAAGATTTAGTATCTCCAAAAACCCGTAAGTGGGAAGATTTTTACAGAAACAGATGGCAGCACGATAAAGTTGTTCGCAGTACACACGGAGCAAATTGTACTGGTGGTTGCAGCTGGCAGGTTTTTGTAAAGGATGGTATTGTTGTTTGGGAAACACAGGCTTTGGATTATCCTGAAATAGATCCCAATATACCGCCCTATGAGCCACGTGGCTGCCAAAGAGGAATTTCTGCTTCCTGGTATTTATATAGCCCGCTGCGAATAAAGTATCCCATGATCAGAGGTAAACTACTTGATTTATTTCATACTGAAAAAGAAAAGACAAGGGATGCACTGCAAGCATGGGAGAATATTCAGACAGATCCTGAAAAGAGGAAATTATATCAAACAGCTCGAGGCAAAGGTGGATTCAGAAGAGCCAGTTGGGATGAAGCACATGAAATTATTGCTGCTGCAAATATCTATACGGTAAAAAAATATGGTCCAGATAGATTAGTTGGCTTTTCCCCAATTCCTGCCATGTCGATGATTAGTTATGCTGCTGGTTCTCGCTTTCTTCAATTAATGGGTGGTGTAAACCTGAGTTTCTATGATTGGTATTGCGATTTGCCCAATGCTTTTCCAGAAATATGGGGAGAACAAACAGATGTTGCGGAAAGTGCCGATTGGTATAATTCCAAATTCATTGCAGTCATGGGATCAAATTTGGCAATGACTCGTACACCTGATGTTCACTTTTTTGCTGAAGCTCGACACAACGGAACAAAAACCGTGGTCTTTTCGCCTGATATGAGTATGGTTGCCAAGTATTCGGATGAATGGGTTCCAGTGCATGCTGGTATGGATGGTGCTTTTTGGATGGCAGTTACGCATGTCATTTTGAATGAATATCATTATAAAAATCCTGTTCCTTATTTCATTGATTATGTAAGAAAGTTTACGGATAGCCCATTTTTAGTAGAAATGATTGAAAAAGATGGTGTGTTTGAAGCTGGACAATTGCTACGTGCCAGTCGTGTAAAGGAATACAAAGACATCGAAAATGGAGATTGGAAATTCTTGAATATTGATGAAGATTCTGGTCAGTTGGTGTGTCCTGCAGGTAGTTCCGGGCATCGCTGGGATAGTAAAGATGGCAATTGGAATATTTTACCAATAGATGGGGAAAATGGGAAAGATTACAAACCTGCTTTAAGTTTTCTGGAAAAACACGATAAAGTTGAGCAGGTTGAGTTCATTGATTATGGAAAAGACAAGAAATCACTCAGAGGTGTACCTATAAGAATTCTGGAAACTGTTGAAGGAAAAATTTCAGTGGCAACGGTCTATGATCTTATCATGGGTCAATATGGTATTGACAGAGGTTTGGATGGAGAAAATGCAAAATCTTACCAGGATGAGAATGCTGCTTATACGCCAGCCTGGCAGGAAATGTTTACTGGAATCAGCGCAAACACAGTTATTAAGTTTGCTGAGGAATGGGCCATTACTGCAAAGACTACAGAAGGGAAATGCATGATCATTATTGGTGCTGGTATCAATCAATGGTATCATGGGAATTTAATATATCGAGCAGGTGCGATGACTTTAATGCTAACGGGTTGTGTTGGAAAAAACGGAGGTGGCATGAACCATTATGTTGGTCAGGAAAAACTGGCTCCAGTGGATTCATGGGGAACGATCATGTCAGCCAAGGATTGGTCAGGTTCTCCTCGTTTACAACAAGCTCCAATCTGGCATTATATGAATTCTGATCAATGGAGATATGATTCCAATCAGGCACATTATAATTATTCACCAAAAAATGAATTGTCATCACAACATACGGCCGATCTTATTGCAAAATCAGTTCGAAATGGCTGGATGCCTTTTTACCCTCAATACAACAAAAGCAATATTGATATTGTAAAAGATGCAGAAGCAAAAGGAGCAAAAACAGATAAGGAAATAGCTGATTATTTGATTGGAGAGTTAAAAGAAAAAACCATCGAATACTCAGTTTCTGATCCGGATAATGACATTAATTTCCCAAGAGTTTGGTATATCTGGCGAGGCAATGCATTGATGTCGAGTGCCAAGGGACATGAGTATTTTTTGAAGCATTATTTAGGAACTCATCACAATGATGTGGCAGAAGAATTAGGAAAAGATCATGTCAAGGAAATCAAATGGCATGAAGTTGCTCCTCAAGGAAAAATGGATTTGATAGTAGATCTGAATTTCCGCATGGATACTTCTGCTTTATATTCTGACATTGTTCTGCCAGCAGCTACCTGGTATGAGAAATCTGATTTGAATAGCACAGATATGCATTCTTTTATTCATCCACTGACTGCTGCCATCAAACCTGCCTGGGAATCAAAAAGCGATTGGGCCATATTCAGGGATATTGCTAAAGCAACTCAGGATTTAGCTAAAACCCATTATAATGAACCCATCCGAGAGATTGTAAATTCTCCTCTTTCACATGATTCAAAAGCGGAAATTGCTCAGCCTGATATTAAAGATTGGTATTTAGGAGAATGTGAAGCTATTCCTGGTGTGAGTATGCATGGATTGTCAATAGTAGAAAGAGATTATACAAAGATATATGACAAGTTCGTTAGCCTTGGTCCTAATGTAAGAAAAGGACTTAGTGCTCATGGAAATTCTTATAATTGTGAGGATTTTTATGAGGAAATGCTTGAAGATAAGAATCATCTTAAATTAGTTGATGGGAAAAATTATCCATCATTGGCAGACGATGAAGAAGCCATTAATGCCATTCTCAAATTGTCCTCCTTAACCAATGGCGAGCTTGCCCACCGAGCCTATCAGAATGCTGAGAAAAGAACAGGCGTTAAATTGACTGATATAAGCGAAGGGAGCAAGGATGTTCGAATTGATTTTATGGCTCTGCAAGGTCAACCAAAACGATATAATAATTCTCCGGTTTGGTCAGGATTAATGAAACATGGAAGAACCTATGCCGGATTTACCTATAATGTTGACAGAAGCATCCCATGGAGAACGCTTACTGGCCGACAACATTTTTACCTCGATCATGAGGGTTATATTAAGTTTGGAGAGCACCTCCCAACTTTCAAACCAGCTCCCGATCCAGAGATTTATGGAGATCTTAAGGTTTCAAAGCCTCTTGGTAAAACCAAAACATTGAATGTTTTGACTCCTCATGGAAAATGGCAAATTCATTCTACCTATAGCGACAATATCCGGATGCTAACGCTTTCAAGAGGAATGGTTCCTTGTTGGATCAGTGAGATAGATGCTGAAGAAATTGGCATTAAAGACAATGATTGGGTTGAAGTGTATAACGACAATGGTGTGTATTGTACACGAGCTGTAGTAAGTGTGAGAATTCCCAAAGGAATTTGTTTCATTTATCATGCACCTGAAAGAACCTATTCTGTTCCAAAATCAGAAGTTCGGAACAATAGAAGAGCTGGTGGACATAACAGTTTAACCCGAGTTCGTTTAAAACCAAATTTACTCGTGGGTGGATATGGTCAGTTCACTTATCATTTTAATTATTGGGGCCCCGTTGGTGTAAATCGTGATTCATTTGTCATGGTGAGGAAAATGGAAAAGGTTTCTTTTGTTTTATAA
- a CDS encoding cytochrome c produces MNNKTKSSFKGNRLSLLMVVFFIFPIFILSAQQGEELYLTNCAACHTIGKGRLVGPDLSGISSKRSEKWQISFIKSSKKMIDSGDPDAVAIAKEYFNILMPDYNGSDADIKAIIKYIDKTGDQPIPIVEDLLIVVKVWPGNIDTGQLYFEGSLAFRNKGASCLSCHHVSFPNAREGGLLAKDLSLSYKTSGGEAGINAIMTSPPFPSMQITYQDQSLTLQEMAHLSAYLKASAEQKQITKAAIFSDTFIVGLIILAFLMFFISLIWAKRKKESVNKSIFDRQAR; encoded by the coding sequence ATGAATAATAAAACTAAATCGAGTTTTAAAGGAAATCGTCTATCGCTATTGATGGTTGTTTTCTTTATTTTCCCAATATTCATTCTTTCTGCGCAGCAAGGTGAGGAGTTGTATTTAACCAATTGTGCAGCATGTCATACAATTGGTAAAGGAAGACTAGTTGGTCCCGATTTATCTGGTATTTCTTCAAAGAGAAGCGAAAAATGGCAGATAAGTTTTATTAAATCTTCAAAAAAAATGATCGATAGTGGTGATCCTGATGCAGTAGCAATTGCAAAGGAGTATTTCAATATTTTGATGCCAGATTACAATGGATCAGATGCTGATATCAAAGCGATTATTAAATATATTGATAAAACGGGTGATCAGCCTATTCCAATTGTAGAAGATTTACTTATTGTTGTGAAAGTATGGCCTGGTAATATAGACACAGGACAACTTTATTTTGAAGGAAGTCTTGCTTTTAGAAACAAAGGGGCAAGTTGTTTAAGTTGTCATCATGTTAGTTTTCCTAATGCAAGGGAAGGTGGTCTGTTAGCAAAAGATTTGAGTTTGTCCTATAAAACAAGTGGTGGAGAAGCTGGCATTAATGCAATTATGACATCCCCGCCTTTTCCTTCTATGCAAATAACGTATCAAGACCAAAGTTTAACACTGCAAGAAATGGCTCATTTATCAGCTTATTTGAAAGCCAGTGCTGAACAAAAACAAATCACAAAGGCGGCAATTTTTTCCGATACATTTATTGTCGGATTGATCATACTTGCATTTCTAATGTTTTTCATCAGCCTTATTTGGGCAAAGAGAAAAAAAGAAAGCGTGAATAAAAGCATTTTTGATAGACAGGCTAGGTAA
- a CDS encoding NarK/NasA family nitrate transporter, with translation MKVNISDWNVEDSGFWASTGKKIANRNLIISIPALLLAFSVWIMWGVIIKYMKDFGYNFGMTDGLIPGSDAFNEALNKVNGLYYTLPAIAGLAGATLRLPNSFLISLAGGRNVIFTSTLLLIIPAVGTSMALADLNTTYLMFAVMALLSGFGGGNFASSMSNISFFFPKKNQGYALGMNAGIGNLGVAVMQKTIPFVVGFALFGAIGTSVGSGDAPLAGLQNAGWVWVPLLSLAAIAAFFGMNNVITGTPKLPNTFQGVTKTLFMVFLGLVSASVGAYLLVGLKVNMWIVLPIVIILSVLLMKYATPGEIKLNLKKQFSILSDKHNWIMTIIYTMTFGSFIGFSAAFPKLCQDIFVYTNPADPSFINPNAPNFMLWVFLGPALGALIRPVGGILSDKINSGSRVTAFSTVFQIIATLAVAFFVIKAREANSPEQYWWPFFISFMVLFLTTGIGNGSTFRSIPYIFQKEQAGPVLGWTSAIAAYGAFVIPKVFGQQISLGTPEKALFGFAIYYVACLVLNWYFYDRKKSGIQC, from the coding sequence ATGAAAGTTAACATCTCAGACTGGAATGTTGAAGACTCAGGTTTTTGGGCATCAACGGGTAAGAAAATCGCCAATCGTAATTTAATCATTTCAATACCAGCATTGCTTCTGGCATTTTCTGTTTGGATTATGTGGGGAGTTATCATCAAGTACATGAAAGATTTCGGTTATAATTTTGGAATGACAGATGGTTTAATCCCGGGTTCTGATGCATTTAATGAAGCACTTAATAAAGTCAATGGCCTTTATTACACTTTACCTGCCATAGCAGGATTGGCCGGTGCTACCTTGCGATTACCAAACTCATTTCTGATTTCATTAGCCGGAGGAAGAAATGTGATTTTTACTTCAACATTATTGTTGATCATTCCTGCTGTAGGAACCTCAATGGCATTAGCAGATCTGAATACTACCTATCTGATGTTTGCTGTAATGGCTTTACTTTCTGGCTTTGGTGGTGGAAATTTTGCATCTTCCATGAGTAATATCAGTTTTTTCTTTCCCAAGAAAAATCAAGGTTATGCGCTGGGTATGAATGCCGGAATTGGAAATCTGGGTGTTGCCGTTATGCAAAAGACAATACCGTTTGTAGTTGGTTTTGCACTATTTGGAGCAATTGGCACATCTGTTGGATCAGGAGACGCTCCTCTGGCAGGTTTACAAAATGCAGGATGGGTATGGGTTCCTCTTCTTTCGCTTGCTGCCATTGCTGCATTTTTTGGAATGAACAATGTGATTACGGGTACACCTAAATTGCCTAATACTTTTCAGGGAGTAACAAAAACACTCTTTATGGTATTTCTGGGTTTAGTTTCAGCCAGTGTTGGCGCCTATCTTTTGGTGGGTTTGAAAGTAAACATGTGGATAGTGCTTCCGATCGTAATCATTCTATCGGTTTTACTCATGAAATATGCTACTCCGGGTGAGATAAAACTAAATCTGAAGAAACAGTTTTCCATATTATCCGATAAGCATAACTGGATCATGACCATTATCTATACCATGACTTTTGGTTCATTCATTGGTTTTTCTGCAGCTTTTCCCAAATTATGTCAGGATATCTTTGTTTACACAAATCCTGCTGATCCAAGCTTTATTAATCCGAATGCACCAAATTTTATGCTTTGGGTATTTTTAGGACCCGCTTTAGGAGCGTTAATACGTCCTGTGGGAGGAATTCTTTCGGATAAAATCAATAGTGGTTCAAGGGTAACAGCATTTAGTACAGTATTTCAGATTATAGCAACATTGGCTGTCGCCTTTTTTGTTATTAAAGCCAGAGAGGCAAATTCACCTGAGCAATATTGGTGGCCATTCTTTATTTCCTTTATGGTGCTTTTCCTCACCACAGGAATTGGAAATGGTTCCACTTTCAGAAGTATTCCTTATATCTTTCAAAAAGAACAAGCCGGACCTGTACTCGGTTGGACATCCGCCATTGCTGCCTATGGAGCATTTGTGATACCAAAAGTATTTGGTCAGCAAATCAGTTTGGGAACTCCTGAAAAAGCTTTGTTTGGTTTCGCCATCTATTATGTTGCTTGCCTTGTGCTTAACTGGTATTTCTACGATAGAAAAAAATCAGGGATTCAGTGCTAA
- the nrfH gene encoding cytochrome c nitrite reductase small subunit, with protein sequence MKKLIGFITPPAQWKTVAILVLAGGIGMLIYLFYASNAVSYLSDDPKTCVNCHVMNPQYATWNHSSHREVTNCNECHVPHNNIFNKYFFKAKDGMRHATMFTLRREPQVIFIKDEGLKVVQENCKRCHENLNEKVGLLSLTGENYLHSDGKVCWSCHREVPHGRVNSLSSTPNAQVSKASSIVAEWIN encoded by the coding sequence ATGAAAAAATTGATTGGTTTTATAACACCACCAGCACAATGGAAAACTGTTGCGATACTTGTTTTAGCAGGTGGAATTGGTATGCTTATCTATTTGTTTTATGCTTCCAATGCTGTTTCCTATTTGTCCGATGATCCAAAAACCTGTGTTAACTGCCATGTAATGAATCCTCAATATGCAACTTGGAATCATAGCTCTCATCGTGAAGTAACCAATTGTAACGAATGTCATGTTCCACATAATAACATCTTCAATAAGTATTTTTTTAAAGCTAAAGATGGAATGCGACACGCCACTATGTTTACACTCCGTAGAGAGCCTCAGGTTATTTTCATTAAAGATGAAGGATTAAAAGTGGTTCAGGAGAATTGTAAAAGATGTCATGAGAATTTGAATGAGAAAGTTGGTTTACTCAGTTTGACAGGAGAGAATTACCTGCACAGCGATGGAAAAGTGTGTTGGAGTTGTCATCGGGAAGTTCCGCATGGTCGGGTCAATTCTTTATCAAGCACACCCAATGCACAGGTTTCTAAAGCAAGTAGCATAGTTGCAGAATGGATAAATTAA
- the narH gene encoding nitrate reductase subunit beta, whose protein sequence is MDIRSQIAMVFHLDKCIGCHTCSIACKNIWTDRKGSEYMWWNNVETKPGTGYPTKWEDQDIYKGGWKLNELSGELQTNWKSKGLGNIFHNPNMPSMDDYYEPFTYKYQDLFTAEDANDQPTAIPVSQITGEFINIKGGPNWDDDLSGSLDYARKDVNFKNLSPAEQEAMFQLERMTFHYLPRICNHCLNPACVAACPSGAIYKRGEDGVVLVNQEKCRGWRMCVSACPYKKTYYNWNSGKSEKCILCFPRIESGQAPACMHTCVGRIRYLGVMLYDADKIKAVASCPEEDLVEAQRAIYLDPFDEEVIKAAKNNGISINTLESAQKSPVWKFVKEWEIALPLHPEFRTVPNLFYVPPLLPAMATIKEGMYENQADSFWGGIDNMRVPLKYLASMFSAGNTDTIRGVLGKLMAVRHLRRTQTVNDQDEAITTLALKESGLDKETANAIYRLTSLPKFDERFVIPEAHREEAIEMLNDTEEFKGKTGFGANQSNERGL, encoded by the coding sequence ATGGATATCAGATCACAAATAGCAATGGTTTTTCACCTTGATAAATGCATTGGTTGCCATACTTGTTCTATTGCCTGTAAAAATATCTGGACCGATCGAAAAGGTTCAGAGTACATGTGGTGGAATAATGTTGAAACAAAACCCGGTACAGGTTATCCGACTAAATGGGAAGACCAGGATATTTATAAAGGGGGATGGAAACTCAATGAATTAAGTGGAGAGCTTCAAACAAATTGGAAAAGTAAAGGATTAGGGAATATTTTCCATAATCCCAATATGCCTTCCATGGATGATTATTACGAACCATTTACCTATAAATACCAGGATTTATTTACGGCAGAAGATGCGAATGATCAACCAACAGCTATTCCGGTTTCTCAAATTACTGGAGAATTCATTAACATTAAAGGTGGACCGAACTGGGATGATGACTTAAGTGGATCTCTTGATTATGCACGTAAAGATGTAAATTTTAAAAATTTGAGTCCTGCTGAACAAGAGGCTATGTTTCAACTGGAAAGAATGACTTTCCATTACCTGCCCAGAATATGCAATCATTGCCTGAACCCTGCTTGTGTTGCAGCTTGTCCATCTGGTGCTATTTATAAACGTGGTGAAGATGGTGTTGTATTAGTCAATCAGGAAAAGTGTCGGGGATGGCGGATGTGTGTTTCTGCTTGTCCGTATAAAAAAACATATTACAACTGGAATTCAGGCAAATCAGAGAAATGTATTCTTTGTTTCCCCAGAATAGAATCTGGTCAGGCTCCTGCATGTATGCATACTTGTGTTGGGAGAATTCGTTATCTCGGAGTAATGCTATACGATGCCGATAAAATAAAAGCAGTTGCTTCATGTCCTGAAGAAGATTTAGTAGAAGCACAACGTGCTATTTATCTTGATCCATTTGATGAAGAAGTAATTAAGGCAGCAAAAAATAATGGTATTTCAATCAATACACTTGAATCTGCTCAAAAATCACCTGTTTGGAAATTTGTGAAGGAATGGGAAATTGCCTTGCCTTTACACCCTGAATTCAGAACAGTTCCCAATTTATTTTATGTGCCACCCTTATTGCCGGCTATGGCCACCATAAAAGAGGGTATGTATGAAAATCAAGCTGATTCATTCTGGGGCGGAATTGATAACATGCGAGTACCCTTGAAATATTTGGCCAGTATGTTTAGTGCTGGAAATACAGATACAATCAGGGGAGTGTTAGGGAAATTAATGGCTGTGCGACACCTGAGAAGAACTCAAACTGTAAATGATCAGGATGAGGCAATCACAACACTTGCACTTAAAGAATCAGGCTTGGACAAAGAAACGGCCAATGCGATTTATAGGCTTACCTCCCTGCCCAAATTTGATGAACGATTTGTGATTCCTGAAGCACATCGGGAAGAAGCCATTGAAATGTTGAATGATACAGAGGAATTCAAAGGGAAAACCGGATTTGGAGCAAATCAAAGTAATGAAAGAGGATTGTAA